The following are from one region of the Bacillus methanolicus MGA3 genome:
- the recR gene encoding recombination mediator RecR — MHYPEPISKLIDSFMKLPGIGPKTAARLAFFVLSMKEDAVLDFAKALVNAKRNLTYCTVCGHITDEDPCYICKDQRRDRTVICVVQDPKDVIAMEKMKEFNGLYHVLHGAISPMDGIGPEDINISDLLKRLQDETVQEVILATNPNIEGEATAMYISRLLKPSGIKITRIAHGLPVGGDLEYADEVTLSKALEGRREI, encoded by the coding sequence ATGCATTATCCTGAACCGATATCCAAGCTGATTGACAGCTTTATGAAATTGCCAGGGATCGGCCCGAAAACGGCTGCACGTCTGGCTTTTTTTGTACTGAGTATGAAAGAAGATGCAGTGCTTGATTTTGCAAAAGCGTTAGTAAATGCGAAACGGAATTTAACATATTGCACTGTTTGTGGACATATTACTGATGAGGATCCTTGCTATATTTGTAAAGACCAGCGCAGAGACAGAACCGTAATTTGCGTGGTTCAGGATCCGAAAGATGTCATTGCAATGGAGAAAATGAAAGAATTTAATGGCCTTTATCACGTTCTTCATGGGGCAATTTCACCAATGGATGGGATTGGTCCTGAGGATATAAATATTTCGGACTTGCTGAAAAGACTTCAAGATGAAACGGTACAGGAAGTCATTTTAGCAACAAACCCGAATATTGAAGGGGAAGCAACCGCGATGTACATTTCAAGATTGTTAAAACCATCTGGAATTAAAATAACGAGAATCGCGCACGGACTTCCTGTCGGAGGAGACTTAGAATACGCAGATGAAGTAACATTATCAAAAGCCCTCGAAGGCCGAAGAGAAATATAA
- the yabA gene encoding DNA replication initiation control protein YabA, whose amino-acid sequence MDKKEIFDSVSNMEAQIGHLYKQLGELKQHVAEILEENNSLKLENEHLRRRLEITTENQKQQKPGKEKKAADQTGPVDKNPFDIGEGYDNLARLYQEGFHICNVHFGSPRKEGDCLFCLSFLNKK is encoded by the coding sequence GTGGATAAAAAAGAAATCTTTGATTCAGTGAGTAATATGGAAGCACAAATTGGCCATTTATATAAGCAGCTTGGTGAGTTAAAACAGCATGTAGCAGAAATTTTGGAAGAGAATAACTCTCTAAAGCTGGAAAATGAGCATCTTAGACGCCGTCTGGAGATAACCACGGAAAATCAAAAGCAGCAAAAACCAGGGAAAGAGAAAAAGGCCGCAGACCAAACGGGGCCCGTTGATAAAAATCCGTTTGATATTGGCGAAGGCTATGATAACCTTGCCCGGCTTTATCAGGAAGGTTTCCATATTTGCAATGTGCATTTTGGAAGCCCCCGCAAAGAAGGAGATTGCTTATTTTGTTTATCTTTTTTAAATAAGAAATAA
- a CDS encoding pro-sigmaK processing inhibitor BofA family protein, translated as MEPIVVISVLGALLILLLFAGAPVKPVRFVGQIFIKVLIGALLLFFLNAFGNHFGIYVPINLATSVVSGILGIPGLCALVVIQTWIL; from the coding sequence GTGGAACCGATTGTTGTCATATCCGTTTTGGGAGCATTACTCATATTGCTTCTTTTTGCAGGAGCTCCTGTAAAACCTGTACGCTTTGTTGGGCAAATATTTATTAAAGTGCTGATAGGGGCGCTTCTTTTATTTTTCTTAAATGCCTTTGGCAATCATTTTGGAATATATGTTCCAATTAATCTTGCAACTTCTGTCGTTTCCGGAATCCTCGGAATTCCTGGCCTGTGTGCGTTAGTTGTGATTCAAACATGGATATTATAA
- the holB gene encoding DNA polymerase III subunit delta' translates to MAKTWTQLEEMQPSVLKMLKNSLIKDRLAHAYLFEGKRGTGKKEVGLLLAKSLFCQSPLEGYIPCEACMNCRRINNGNHPDVHILEPDGLSIKKSQIQALQEEFSKTGVESKQKLYMIIHADRMTVNAANSLLKFLEEPNSETTAILITEQIQQILPTILSRCQTISFKPLSPQMMISRLTANGVTPNLAPMLVQITNNLEEALELSHDDWFAQAQKIVLKLYEMLTKNPLEAMVHLQDQWFQHFKEKEQLDRGLDLFLLIFKDLLYIQLGMHEKIVYLNEKARLEQFALETSGRRLTEQMTAILEAKRKLHANMNPQLLMEQLVLKLKEGSSFV, encoded by the coding sequence TTGGCAAAGACATGGACACAACTGGAAGAAATGCAGCCGTCGGTTTTAAAAATGTTAAAAAACAGCTTGATCAAAGACCGTCTGGCTCATGCGTACTTGTTTGAAGGAAAGCGTGGGACAGGAAAAAAAGAAGTTGGGCTGCTCTTGGCGAAAAGCTTGTTTTGTCAGTCACCATTAGAAGGATATATCCCGTGTGAAGCTTGTATGAATTGCAGAAGGATTAATAATGGGAACCATCCGGATGTTCATATTTTGGAACCGGATGGCCTTTCAATTAAAAAAAGCCAGATTCAAGCTCTTCAGGAGGAATTCTCTAAAACAGGGGTTGAATCGAAGCAAAAACTTTACATGATTATCCATGCAGACCGGATGACAGTTAACGCAGCTAACAGTCTATTAAAGTTTCTTGAAGAGCCAAACTCTGAAACAACTGCTATTTTAATTACAGAACAGATTCAACAAATTCTTCCAACGATACTTTCCAGATGCCAGACGATTTCTTTTAAGCCTTTGTCGCCACAAATGATGATATCCCGACTTACAGCGAATGGAGTCACCCCAAACTTAGCTCCAATGCTAGTCCAAATAACTAATAATTTAGAAGAAGCATTGGAATTAAGTCATGACGATTGGTTTGCACAAGCTCAAAAAATAGTGTTAAAATTATATGAAATGCTGACGAAAAATCCTCTTGAAGCAATGGTTCATCTTCAAGATCAATGGTTTCAGCATTTTAAAGAGAAAGAACAGCTTGATCGTGGTTTAGACTTATTCCTTCTTATTTTTAAAGATTTACTATATATACAGCTTGGTATGCATGAGAAAATTGTTTATCTAAATGAAAAGGCCCGTTTAGAACAGTTTGCCCTCGAAACATCCGGACGTCGTCTTACCGAGCAGATGACTGCTATTTTGGAAGCAAAAAGAAAGCTGCATGCCAATATGAACCCGCAGCTGTTAATGGAACAGCTTGTGCTTAAATTAAAGGAGGGATCTTCATTTGTATGA
- the tmk gene encoding dTMP kinase, whose product MKKGVFITVEGPEGAGKTTIIEMLADELEREGHRVLKTREPGGIEIAEQIRKVILDKSNTAMDPRTEALLYAAARRQHLVEKVKPALESGMIVICDRFIDSSLAYQGYARGLGIEEVFSINRFAIEGMMPELTFYFDIEPELGFKRINQHKGREVNRLDLETMEFHHKVREGYLLLMKLFPERIYKIDASRTIEEVCEESKAKVKQLLEMYR is encoded by the coding sequence ATGAAAAAAGGTGTTTTTATTACTGTGGAAGGACCTGAAGGGGCTGGAAAAACTACCATTATCGAAATGTTGGCCGATGAGCTCGAAAGGGAAGGGCATAGAGTGCTTAAGACACGAGAACCCGGCGGAATAGAGATTGCCGAACAAATTCGCAAGGTTATTCTTGATAAAAGCAATACGGCTATGGATCCGCGAACAGAAGCATTGCTTTATGCAGCAGCACGGAGGCAGCACCTTGTAGAAAAAGTGAAACCAGCTTTAGAATCAGGCATGATTGTGATTTGCGACCGTTTTATTGATAGTTCGCTTGCTTACCAAGGTTATGCCAGAGGTCTGGGCATTGAGGAAGTGTTCTCGATTAACCGTTTTGCGATTGAAGGGATGATGCCTGAGCTCACTTTTTATTTTGATATTGAACCGGAGCTGGGTTTCAAGCGAATAAATCAGCATAAAGGCAGAGAAGTAAATAGACTCGATCTTGAAACAATGGAGTTCCATCATAAAGTTCGAGAAGGTTATTTGCTATTAATGAAACTATTTCCTGAAAGGATTTATAAAATTGATGCCTCGAGAACAATAGAAGAGGTATGCGAAGAATCAAAAGCGAAAGTAAAACAACTGTTAGAAATGTATAGGTAA
- a CDS encoding aminotransferase class I/II-fold pyridoxal phosphate-dependent enzyme produces MDQTITPLYHALLSHNNRKPISFHVPGHKYGHVFPEEGIPFYKEILKIDATELTGLDDLHSPEGVIYEAEELLSNVYETQKSFFLVNGTTGGILAMILAAAGEDDVVLVQRNCHKSILNGIALAKAAPVYLGPEFDHNWKIAGSVSYETVEKAIHLYPNAKAIILTYPNYYGLVYDLEKIIRLAHRYDIPVLIDEAHGAHFIAGEPFPKSALQLGADIVVQSAHKTLPAMTMGSFLHFNSKFISQERLVQYLQIVQSSSPSYPIMASLDLARSYIGTYNKADREYVIGKIDQLIDKLRNIDKIKVLSYQEGDSDPLKITIQTNCSLNGFELQKRFEEQGVYSELADPYNVLLVLPLLKAGHDYPFEQAAIKIAKALEEVPFSNKNRTPIFYSKQAVSEPAISRRAMNRLTTQWISLADAANQISAEFVIPYPPGIPFLFPGELITNESIEQLQFLLKSGARFQGGERLKAGEIKVYKV; encoded by the coding sequence ATGGATCAGACAATTACACCTTTATATCATGCACTTCTTTCACACAACAATAGAAAGCCTATTTCCTTCCATGTCCCGGGACATAAATATGGTCACGTTTTTCCGGAAGAAGGAATTCCTTTTTATAAAGAAATTTTAAAAATTGATGCAACAGAGCTTACTGGCCTGGATGATCTTCATTCTCCTGAAGGTGTGATTTATGAAGCCGAAGAGTTGCTGTCGAATGTATACGAGACGCAAAAGAGCTTTTTCTTGGTCAATGGCACAACTGGCGGAATACTTGCTATGATACTTGCGGCAGCTGGAGAAGATGATGTTGTACTTGTACAGCGTAATTGCCATAAATCGATCTTAAATGGGATTGCTCTTGCAAAGGCAGCTCCTGTTTATCTTGGCCCTGAATTTGATCATAATTGGAAAATAGCCGGGTCAGTCTCCTACGAGACAGTAGAAAAAGCGATTCACTTATATCCGAATGCAAAAGCAATCATTCTTACATATCCGAATTACTACGGCCTTGTATACGACTTGGAGAAGATAATCCGTCTTGCTCATCGGTATGACATACCTGTATTAATCGATGAAGCACATGGTGCTCATTTTATTGCTGGAGAGCCATTTCCGAAGTCAGCATTGCAGCTTGGAGCAGATATTGTCGTCCAATCGGCTCATAAGACACTTCCAGCCATGACAATGGGATCTTTTTTGCATTTTAACAGTAAATTTATTTCGCAGGAACGTCTCGTTCAATATTTGCAGATTGTCCAATCGAGCAGCCCTTCTTATCCGATTATGGCATCGCTTGATTTGGCCAGGAGTTATATAGGCACATACAATAAAGCGGATCGGGAATACGTAATCGGGAAAATTGATCAACTAATCGATAAATTAAGGAATATTGATAAAATTAAGGTTTTATCCTATCAAGAAGGAGACAGCGATCCTTTAAAGATAACGATTCAAACAAATTGTTCATTAAATGGTTTCGAGTTACAAAAAAGGTTTGAAGAACAAGGAGTCTATTCAGAACTGGCAGATCCATATAATGTTTTGCTCGTATTGCCCTTGTTAAAGGCAGGACATGACTATCCATTTGAACAAGCAGCAATAAAAATTGCTAAAGCCTTAGAAGAGGTGCCTTTCTCGAATAAAAATAGGACGCCGATTTTTTATAGCAAACAGGCTGTATCTGAACCGGCAATTAGCCGAAGAGCAATGAACAGATTAACAACCCAATGGATTTCCTTGGCGGATGCGGCCAATCAAATTTCTGCCGAATTTGTTATTCCATATCCTCCGGGCATTCCATTTTTATTCCCTGGGGAATTGATTACAAATGAATCCATTGAACAGTTGCAATTTTTACTCAAGAGCGGAGCCAGGTTCCAAGGTGGGGAAAGGTTAAAGGCAGGAGAGATTAAGGTATATAAAGTTTAA
- the dnaX gene encoding DNA polymerase III subunit gamma/tau: MSYQALYRVWRPQTFLDVVGQEHVTKTLQNALLQQKISHAYLFSGPRGTGKTSAAKILAKAVNCERAPVHEPCNECPACKGITDGSIPDVIEIDAASNNGVEEIRDIRDKVKYAPSVVKYKVYIVDEVHMLSIGAFNALLKTLEEPPKHVIFILATTEPHKIPLTIISRCQRFDFRRITAQAIVNRMKLIADQTGVDYEEGSLQVIARAAEGGMRDALSLLDQAISFSRDRVTIEDALTVTGSVSQGFLNKLARAIYKKDVASALEALEELFFLGKDPVRFIEDLIHYYRDMLLYKAAPSLEESLERVMIDEDFLALANEMSSNVIYELIDTLNKAQQDMRWTNHPKIFLEVAIVKLCQLEKLATHQTSHDLQKLINRIEQLEDEIRQLKANGIPASQATQNTVQNKPQRSARRGFKAPVGKINEILKQATKPDLNTIKSCWGDMLDSLVSRQMRSQAALLNKAEPVAASSNAFIIKFKYEIHCQMAMENAKFLEAISGSLQELTGKRLEIVGVPEDQWLKIREEFLQGHHTDGKEDGVESKEEDLIVAEAIKLFGEELIEIKD, from the coding sequence TTGAGTTATCAAGCTTTATATCGTGTTTGGCGTCCACAGACTTTTCTTGACGTAGTCGGACAGGAACATGTTACGAAGACATTGCAAAACGCCCTGCTTCAGCAAAAAATTTCGCATGCTTATCTTTTTTCAGGGCCCCGGGGAACTGGGAAAACTAGTGCTGCAAAAATTCTCGCAAAAGCTGTGAACTGTGAACGGGCGCCAGTCCATGAACCGTGCAATGAATGCCCTGCCTGCAAAGGGATAACCGATGGTTCAATTCCTGATGTGATTGAAATTGATGCTGCGTCCAACAATGGGGTAGAAGAAATCCGTGATATTCGCGATAAAGTAAAATATGCACCAAGTGTTGTAAAATACAAAGTTTACATCGTAGACGAAGTGCATATGCTCTCCATTGGTGCGTTTAATGCGCTTTTGAAGACTTTAGAGGAACCCCCGAAGCATGTTATTTTTATTTTGGCCACAACAGAACCGCATAAAATTCCGCTAACTATTATTTCAAGATGCCAGCGGTTTGATTTTAGACGAATCACTGCACAGGCGATTGTGAATAGAATGAAATTAATAGCTGACCAGACGGGTGTGGACTATGAAGAGGGATCCTTGCAAGTCATTGCGAGAGCTGCAGAAGGCGGAATGAGGGACGCGCTAAGTTTACTTGATCAAGCGATCTCTTTTAGCAGGGACCGCGTCACAATTGAAGATGCATTAACAGTTACCGGGTCTGTATCACAGGGATTTTTAAATAAACTTGCCCGGGCAATATATAAAAAAGATGTGGCTAGCGCACTAGAAGCTTTAGAAGAATTATTTTTCTTAGGAAAAGATCCTGTGAGATTTATTGAAGACTTGATTCACTATTATCGTGATATGCTGTTATATAAGGCAGCGCCCTCCCTTGAAGAATCGTTGGAAAGAGTCATGATTGATGAAGATTTTCTCGCGCTGGCAAATGAAATGAGTTCGAATGTTATTTATGAGCTTATAGACACGTTAAATAAAGCACAGCAAGATATGCGCTGGACAAACCATCCAAAGATTTTTTTAGAGGTTGCCATTGTGAAGCTTTGCCAGCTTGAAAAACTGGCTACTCATCAGACTTCACATGACCTTCAGAAGCTTATCAACCGAATTGAACAGTTAGAAGATGAAATACGCCAACTGAAAGCAAATGGCATTCCTGCCAGCCAGGCAACTCAGAACACCGTTCAAAATAAACCGCAAAGAAGCGCACGAAGAGGTTTTAAAGCACCGGTCGGAAAAATTAATGAAATTCTTAAACAGGCTACGAAACCGGATCTTAATACCATAAAAAGTTGCTGGGGCGATATGCTTGATTCCCTTGTAAGCAGGCAAATGCGTTCTCAGGCAGCATTATTAAATAAAGCTGAACCGGTTGCTGCATCGAGCAATGCTTTTATTATAAAATTTAAATATGAAATTCATTGCCAGATGGCGATGGAAAATGCCAAATTCTTAGAGGCGATCTCAGGGTCCCTTCAAGAACTAACGGGAAAAAGGCTTGAAATTGTAGGCGTACCTGAAGATCAGTGGTTAAAAATCCGTGAAGAATTTTTGCAAGGTCATCATACAGATGGAAAAGAAGATGGAGTAGAATCGAAAGAGGAAGATCTGATTGTTGCCGAAGCAATAAAGCTTTTTGGAGAAGAGTTAATTGAAATAAAAGATTAA
- a CDS encoding sigma factor G inhibitor Gin, whose protein sequence is MSYLFAKEQLGETCVVCEQVKLKGIHIYTSFICTECEQDLINTETNDPKYKHYLKQLKKITTPEIYS, encoded by the coding sequence ATGAGCTATTTGTTTGCAAAAGAACAACTCGGGGAAACATGTGTAGTTTGTGAGCAAGTGAAATTAAAAGGCATACATATATATACTTCGTTTATCTGCACGGAATGTGAGCAGGATCTAATTAACACGGAAACAAATGATCCAAAATATAAACATTATTTAAAACAGCTTAAAAAAATTACAACACCTGAAATATATTCTTAA
- a CDS encoding stage 0 sporulation family protein — MYDVVGVRFKKAGKIYYFDPGDLSIQKGDFVIVETVRGVEYGKVVIARKQVDEHDVVLPLKKVLRIADQKDRLKVEENKAAAKEAYEICCEKVNEHQLDMKLVDVEYTFDRNKVIFYFTADGRVDFRELVKDLASIFRTRIELRQIGVRDEAKMLGGIGPCGRMLCCSTFLGDFDPVSIKMAKDQNLSLNPTKISGLCGRLMCCLKYENDEYETAKEQLPDLGEIIDTPHGSGKVVGLNILERVLQVELMGQERVLEYTLDEVLKEGAVSIQSTD; from the coding sequence TTGTATGATGTTGTAGGTGTACGTTTTAAAAAAGCGGGAAAAATCTATTATTTTGATCCCGGAGATCTCTCAATTCAGAAGGGCGATTTTGTGATTGTTGAAACTGTTAGGGGCGTGGAATACGGAAAAGTGGTTATTGCCCGAAAACAGGTTGATGAACATGATGTTGTCCTTCCTTTGAAAAAAGTCCTTCGAATTGCAGATCAAAAGGATCGGCTAAAGGTTGAGGAAAATAAAGCTGCAGCGAAAGAAGCCTATGAAATTTGCTGTGAAAAAGTGAATGAACATCAGCTCGATATGAAGTTAGTTGATGTAGAATACACTTTTGACCGGAATAAAGTTATTTTTTACTTTACAGCGGACGGGAGAGTTGACTTTCGGGAGTTGGTAAAAGACTTGGCTTCGATCTTTCGCACAAGAATTGAATTGCGTCAAATAGGTGTTAGAGATGAAGCAAAAATGCTGGGTGGTATCGGCCCATGCGGGAGAATGCTGTGTTGTTCGACATTTTTAGGTGATTTTGATCCTGTTTCAATTAAAATGGCGAAAGATCAAAACCTTTCTTTAAATCCTACCAAAATTTCCGGCTTATGCGGCAGGCTTATGTGCTGTTTAAAGTATGAAAATGATGAATATGAAACAGCAAAAGAACAGCTTCCTGATTTAGGAGAAATAATAGATACTCCACATGGATCTGGAAAAGTTGTTGGTTTAAATATATTGGAACGCGTTCTTCAAGTGGAATTAATGGGACAGGAACGCGTACTTGAATACACTCTCGATGAAGTTTTAAAAGAAGGTGCGGTTTCGATTCAATCCACAGACTAA
- the tadA gene encoding tRNA adenosine(34) deaminase TadA, protein MNDIYEQDKYFMKQAIEEAKKAEKIEEVPIGAVIVLDGQIIARAHNLREKKQNAIAHAELLAIAKACKALGTWRLENAVLYVTLEPCAMCSGAIIQSRISKVVYGASDPKGGCAGTFMNLLQDTRFNHQSEVVAGVLEQECGQLLTDFFRKIRERKKLEKKQQKNSKLAEDTGIDNE, encoded by the coding sequence ATGAATGACATTTATGAACAAGATAAATATTTTATGAAACAGGCAATTGAGGAAGCAAAGAAAGCAGAAAAAATAGAAGAGGTGCCGATTGGAGCTGTTATTGTATTAGATGGCCAAATCATTGCCCGGGCCCATAATTTGCGGGAAAAAAAACAGAATGCGATAGCCCATGCCGAGCTTCTTGCGATTGCCAAGGCGTGCAAGGCACTCGGTACGTGGAGGCTTGAGAATGCGGTGCTGTATGTTACGTTAGAGCCTTGTGCCATGTGTTCCGGTGCCATTATCCAGTCAAGAATAAGCAAAGTGGTATACGGCGCAAGTGACCCTAAGGGCGGTTGTGCCGGAACGTTTATGAATTTGCTTCAGGACACTCGTTTTAATCATCAAAGTGAAGTGGTTGCTGGCGTTCTTGAACAAGAATGCGGACAATTGCTTACAGACTTTTTCCGAAAGATCCGTGAGAGGAAAAAGCTAGAGAAAAAACAGCAGAAAAACAGCAAGTTGGCTGAAGATACAGGAATTGACAATGAATAA
- a CDS encoding LysM peptidoglycan-binding domain-containing protein, giving the protein MQIHVVQQNQTLFEIAQTYGTTVDDIIKANEIPNPNNLVVGQTLVVPIIGRFYWVQPGDSLWSISRKFNISVQELANVNRISLNQPLQIGFRLYIPQGLKPRAEFNGYVEPRGTSVAPILENSAREAAPYLTYLAPFSFQALRDGSLKEPLLNNFPAIARANNNVLMMVITNQENDQFNDELGRILLNDMNIQNKFLNNIVATAKKYGFRDIHFDFEYLRPADREAYNRFLRKARDRFKQEGWLISTALAPKTSAGQKGRWYEAHDYKAHGEIVDFVVIMTYEWGYSGGPAMAVSPIGPVRRVLEYAVSEMPSSKILMGQNLYGYDWTLPFVKGTVAKAVSPQQAIQLAARYNVPIQYDTRAQAPFFRYVNEEGKRHEVWFEDARSIQAKFDLIKELKLRGMSYWKLGLSFPQNWLLIIDNFNVVKRPT; this is encoded by the coding sequence ATGCAAATTCATGTAGTCCAGCAAAATCAGACGTTATTCGAGATTGCGCAAACATACGGAACTACCGTTGATGACATAATAAAAGCAAATGAGATACCAAACCCAAATAACCTAGTTGTTGGACAGACATTGGTTGTCCCAATTATCGGAAGGTTTTACTGGGTGCAGCCAGGCGACAGCCTTTGGTCCATCTCCCGAAAATTTAACATTTCTGTTCAAGAACTTGCCAACGTAAATCGTATTTCACTTAATCAGCCGCTGCAAATTGGGTTCCGCCTCTATATCCCCCAGGGACTAAAACCAAGGGCAGAATTTAACGGGTATGTCGAACCAAGGGGTACATCTGTTGCACCAATATTAGAAAACAGCGCGAGGGAAGCGGCACCTTATTTAACCTATCTTGCTCCATTCAGCTTTCAAGCTTTGAGGGACGGATCCCTAAAGGAGCCACTGTTGAATAATTTCCCTGCTATTGCCAGGGCAAATAACAATGTGCTTATGATGGTTATCACAAATCAGGAAAATGACCAATTCAATGATGAATTAGGCCGGATTTTGTTAAACGATATGAATATCCAAAATAAGTTCTTAAATAATATTGTTGCAACCGCAAAAAAATACGGATTCCGGGATATTCACTTTGATTTTGAGTACTTAAGGCCTGCTGACCGAGAAGCTTACAATCGTTTCCTTCGGAAGGCACGAGACCGTTTTAAGCAAGAAGGCTGGTTAATTTCAACTGCACTTGCCCCTAAAACAAGCGCCGGACAAAAGGGGCGCTGGTATGAGGCGCATGATTATAAGGCACATGGAGAAATTGTCGATTTTGTCGTGATTATGACATACGAATGGGGATACAGCGGAGGTCCGGCGATGGCTGTCTCACCGATTGGCCCTGTCAGAAGAGTGCTCGAATATGCTGTCAGTGAGATGCCGTCTTCAAAAATTTTAATGGGGCAAAATTTATATGGCTACGACTGGACTCTACCATTTGTAAAAGGCACCGTTGCCAAAGCAGTCAGCCCACAGCAAGCAATCCAGCTTGCAGCCCGCTACAATGTCCCTATTCAATATGATACAAGAGCACAGGCCCCCTTCTTTCGTTATGTTAATGAAGAAGGAAAGAGGCATGAAGTATGGTTTGAAGACGCCCGCTCCATTCAAGCAAAATTCGATCTAATAAAAGAATTGAAACTAAGAGGAATGAGTTATTGGAAATTGGGGCTATCGTTTCCGCAAAATTGGCTGCTCATTATAGATAATTTTAATGTTGTAAAAAGACCAACTTAA
- a CDS encoding YbaB/EbfC family nucleoid-associated protein, with protein sequence MMRGMGNMQNMMKQMQKMQKKMAQAQEELGEKKVEGTAGGGMVTVIATGHKEIVEVKINQEAVDPDDVEMLEDLVLAAVNDALKKADELASETMGQFTKGLNLPGIF encoded by the coding sequence ATGATGCGTGGAATGGGTAATATGCAAAATATGATGAAGCAAATGCAGAAAATGCAAAAGAAAATGGCACAAGCTCAAGAAGAATTGGGAGAAAAGAAAGTGGAAGGAACAGCCGGAGGCGGGATGGTAACAGTGATTGCAACCGGCCATAAAGAAATTGTAGAAGTAAAAATCAACCAAGAGGCTGTTGACCCTGATGATGTTGAAATGCTCGAAGACCTTGTGCTGGCGGCTGTAAATGATGCGCTGAAAAAAGCAGATGAGTTAGCGAGTGAAACAATGGGTCAATTTACAAAAGGTCTAAACCTTCCGGGAATATTCTAG
- a CDS encoding cyclic-di-AMP receptor encodes MKLIIAVVQDQDSNRLSTALVENNFRVTKLATTGGFLRSGNTTFMIGTEDIRVERCLQIIKENCRSRDQLVAPVSPMGGNADSYVPYPVEVEVGGATVFVVPIEQFLQF; translated from the coding sequence ATGAAACTAATTATTGCTGTCGTTCAAGACCAAGATAGCAACCGCCTTTCAACTGCGCTGGTCGAAAATAATTTTCGGGTTACAAAACTAGCAACAACAGGCGGATTCTTAAGATCCGGAAACACTACTTTTATGATCGGGACTGAAGATATTAGAGTGGAAAGATGCTTGCAAATTATAAAAGAAAATTGCCGGTCTAGAGATCAATTAGTGGCACCGGTTTCGCCAATGGGAGGAAATGCAGATTCCTATGTTCCATATCCTGTAGAAGTTGAAGTTGGCGGAGCAACTGTTTTTGTAGTGCCGATTGAACAGTTCCTTCAATTCTAG
- a CDS encoding YaaR family protein has product MKINQDLRLNIDNSRKETKLQSRNGIKFNEFVQKYDQKMQMEKLQQLIKDIDDAGERLLRSQTFKDLAKFKTLVKRFVKETVEFGMQLKQSHSWNQFGQGRSLKIVETIDQKLVELTEDILEKEEKSMNLLEKIGEIKGLLINLYT; this is encoded by the coding sequence ATGAAAATTAATCAAGATCTTCGTTTAAACATTGATAATAGCAGAAAGGAAACAAAGCTGCAGTCAAGAAATGGAATAAAATTTAATGAATTTGTCCAAAAGTATGACCAAAAAATGCAAATGGAAAAACTCCAGCAGCTTATAAAGGATATTGATGATGCAGGAGAAAGGCTTTTGCGGTCCCAAACATTTAAGGATTTGGCAAAATTCAAAACTCTTGTGAAACGTTTTGTAAAGGAAACAGTTGAATTTGGAATGCAGTTAAAGCAATCTCACAGCTGGAATCAATTTGGACAAGGAAGATCTTTAAAAATTGTCGAAACGATTGATCAAAAATTGGTTGAGTTAACGGAAGACATATTGGAAAAAGAAGAAAAATCAATGAATTTACTGGAAAAAATCGGCGAAATAAAAGGCCTTTTGATTAATTTATATACGTAA
- a CDS encoding YaaL family protein produces the protein MFFRRKGWLRKEFDEKLICQLEELKKQWRNQKALVEKSFDPSEDVICQTKLAEAKYFFLFKEAKHRKISIRK, from the coding sequence ATGTTTTTTCGGCGAAAAGGATGGCTGCGCAAAGAATTTGATGAAAAGCTTATTTGCCAATTAGAAGAATTAAAAAAACAATGGCGGAACCAAAAAGCGTTAGTGGAAAAAAGTTTTGACCCTTCCGAAGATGTTATATGCCAAACAAAACTTGCTGAAGCCAAGTATTTTTTTCTATTTAAAGAGGCGAAACATAGAAAGATTTCGATTAGGAAATAA